The Hahella sp. HNIBRBA332 genome window below encodes:
- a CDS encoding 3-hydroxyacyl-CoA dehydrogenase NAD-binding domain-containing protein, with translation MTAIRYEKDQENIVLLTMDMPGQSANTMNAEFRKAFRDTLQRLQQDKEHIAGVIITSAKKTFFAGGDLRELIQVNKEHAQDFLDMLTTSITQPLRQLELLGRPVVAAINGTALGGGWELALACHARIALADDRIELGLPEVTLGLLPGGGGVARLPRYLGLEKALPLLLEGKKLSPPKALSMGLLHELAENPEDLINAARAWIKANPSPQQPWDTKGYKIPGGSPSSPKVAQMLAIAPAMLKAKTKGCYPAPEAIMSAAVEGAQVDFETAQKIESRYFTYLTTSQVAKNMIGTFWFQLNDLKAGQSRPKDIPTQKMSKVGVLGAGMMGSGIAYACAQRGLQVVLKDVEQASAEKGKAYSDKILAKKVSQGRMTEPQKQEVLDRITPTTNVSLMEGCDLIIEAVFENSELKAKVTQESEPMLRPEGIFASNTSTIPITQLAQASRNSEKFVGLHFFSPVDKMQLVEIIVGESTSQETLAKAFDFVMQIGKVPIVVNDSRGFFTSRVFGAFVNEGVAMLAEGIHPAAIENAAQLAGMPVGPLALSDEVSLTLMTHIRDQSRKDVEASGGKWSPHPAEQIIDAMVSKFKRKGKADGAGFYEYPPKGAKHLWPQLVEKYTDMTKTQNSELQELKDRLLFIQSLETMRCLEENVLRSVKDANIGSIFGLGFAPWTGGAIQYANQYGLRQFVERANYLHDRHGERFAPPALLVSQAEKGAVFE, from the coding sequence AGGTCAATAAAGAACATGCCCAGGATTTTCTGGACATGCTGACAACCAGCATTACCCAACCCCTCCGCCAACTTGAACTGTTGGGACGACCGGTCGTCGCGGCGATCAATGGAACCGCCCTGGGCGGAGGCTGGGAACTGGCGCTGGCCTGTCATGCCCGTATCGCACTGGCGGACGACCGGATCGAGCTAGGTCTGCCGGAGGTAACGTTGGGCCTGTTGCCCGGTGGAGGCGGGGTCGCCCGTCTACCTAGATATCTGGGCCTGGAAAAAGCGCTTCCTCTTTTACTGGAAGGAAAAAAACTGTCCCCACCAAAAGCCTTGTCGATGGGATTGCTGCATGAATTAGCCGAAAACCCGGAGGACCTAATTAACGCCGCACGAGCCTGGATAAAAGCCAACCCGTCTCCCCAACAACCTTGGGATACAAAGGGCTATAAAATCCCTGGCGGATCGCCCAGCAGCCCCAAAGTGGCGCAGATGCTGGCGATTGCTCCCGCCATGCTGAAAGCCAAGACCAAGGGTTGCTACCCCGCACCGGAGGCCATCATGTCGGCCGCCGTAGAAGGCGCGCAGGTAGACTTTGAAACCGCCCAGAAAATAGAGTCCCGCTACTTTACCTACCTCACCACCAGTCAGGTGGCGAAAAATATGATTGGAACCTTCTGGTTCCAGCTAAATGATTTAAAAGCGGGGCAAAGTCGTCCGAAAGACATTCCAACACAAAAAATGAGCAAAGTCGGCGTGCTCGGCGCAGGCATGATGGGCTCAGGCATCGCCTACGCCTGCGCGCAAAGAGGGTTGCAAGTCGTACTCAAAGATGTGGAGCAGGCCTCCGCGGAAAAAGGTAAAGCTTACTCCGATAAAATTCTTGCCAAAAAGGTTAGTCAGGGGCGCATGACTGAGCCCCAAAAGCAAGAAGTGCTCGACCGCATTACTCCTACTACGAACGTCAGCTTGATGGAGGGTTGCGATCTCATTATTGAAGCGGTATTCGAAAACAGTGAATTGAAGGCCAAGGTAACCCAAGAAAGTGAGCCGATGTTGCGCCCAGAGGGCATTTTCGCCTCCAACACATCCACCATTCCTATCACTCAGCTCGCACAGGCTTCCAGAAACTCAGAGAAGTTTGTCGGGCTGCATTTTTTCTCCCCTGTGGACAAGATGCAGTTAGTGGAAATCATTGTGGGTGAGTCCACCTCACAAGAAACCCTGGCCAAGGCCTTCGACTTTGTCATGCAAATCGGTAAGGTTCCTATCGTTGTAAACGACAGCCGGGGCTTCTTCACCTCACGCGTCTTTGGCGCCTTCGTCAATGAAGGCGTCGCCATGCTGGCGGAGGGCATTCATCCCGCCGCCATCGAAAACGCCGCGCAGCTTGCAGGAATGCCAGTCGGACCGCTTGCTCTGTCAGACGAAGTCAGCCTGACCTTGATGACTCACATCAGAGATCAATCCCGCAAGGATGTTGAGGCGAGTGGAGGAAAATGGTCCCCTCACCCCGCAGAGCAGATAATTGACGCAATGGTGAGCAAGTTTAAACGCAAGGGTAAAGCCGATGGCGCAGGCTTTTATGAGTACCCCCCAAAGGGCGCTAAACACCTGTGGCCACAGCTTGTTGAAAAATACACCGACATGACGAAGACTCAAAACAGTGAACTGCAAGAGCTGAAGGACCGCTTACTGTTTATTCAGTCGCTGGAAACCATGCGTTGCCTGGAGGAAAACGTGTTGCGCTCGGTTAAGGACGCCAACATTGGCAGTATATTCGGCTTGGGCTTTGCTCCCTGGACGGGGGGCGCCATCCAGTACGCCAACCAATATGGCTTGCGCCAGTTTGTCGAGCGCGCCAACTATCTGCACGACCGCCACGGAGAACGGTTCGCACCTCCCGCGTTATTGGTGTCACAGGCGGAGAAAGGCGCAGTATTCGAATAG